A DNA window from Pirellulales bacterium contains the following coding sequences:
- a CDS encoding DedA family protein, with protein sequence MFGSLLNPSSYFGLFLGLVATGCCLPIPEEAFLILAGVLSSQEKLDPWYAFGACLAGALVGDAIMYQIGARFGHGLAMRHPKFAKLVGADREQYFEQAVERHGFKVLLLARFMVGVRGPVYLAAGMIRMPFRRFLVLDAICATLVVAVFFGLAYFYGEEIAAILRDAEKTITLAVLLGGLAAALYFLRRQRRRLVERLMDSEAEPLAATEQPPADAPQREAS encoded by the coding sequence GTGTTCGGGTCCCTGCTCAACCCCAGCAGCTACTTCGGCCTGTTCCTGGGGCTGGTCGCCACCGGGTGCTGTCTGCCGATCCCCGAGGAAGCGTTCTTGATCCTCGCCGGCGTGCTGAGCAGCCAGGAGAAGCTCGACCCTTGGTACGCCTTCGGGGCGTGTCTGGCCGGGGCGCTGGTGGGGGACGCGATCATGTACCAGATTGGCGCCCGGTTCGGTCACGGGCTCGCTATGCGGCATCCCAAGTTCGCCAAGCTGGTCGGCGCCGATCGCGAGCAGTACTTCGAGCAAGCGGTCGAGCGCCACGGGTTCAAAGTGCTGCTGTTGGCGCGGTTCATGGTCGGGGTCCGCGGGCCGGTTTATCTGGCCGCCGGGATGATCCGGATGCCGTTTCGCCGCTTCCTGGTGCTCGACGCGATCTGCGCAACCTTGGTCGTTGCCGTGTTCTTCGGCTTGGCGTACTTCTACGGCGAGGAGATCGCGGCCATCCTCCGCGACGCCGAGAAAACGATCACGCTGGCCGTGCTGTTGGGAGGTCTCGCCGCGGCGCTTTACTTCCTGCGGCGGCAACGGCGGCGGTTGGTCGAACGGCTCATGGATTCGGAGGCCGAGCCGCTGGCCGCGACAGAGCAGCCCCCGGCCGACGCGCCGCAGCGCGAGGCGTCGTGA
- a CDS encoding sigma-70 family RNA polymerase sigma factor yields MAASTKRRRTSSAVQTPLETYLREINETALLTAADERELAVRIGQGDLAARDRMVRANLRLVVNIARGYSGKGLALQDLIEEGNLGLLRAVEGFDPAMGTRFSTYASYWIKQSIKRALINTGKTIRIPAYMVELLSKWRRANARLTEELDRTPTPEEIARVLGLPKKKLPIIKKAIKIYNATPQTDQAEAGWTLGDMVMDERQQSPDEQLLENDALRHVLEMLKTMDGREATVLKMRFGLEGYEPKTLKEIGEQLGLTRERVRQIETEALEKMAESMDGPAAR; encoded by the coding sequence ATGGCCGCTTCTACGAAACGTCGACGCACGAGCTCCGCGGTCCAGACGCCGCTGGAAACCTATCTGCGCGAAATCAACGAGACGGCCCTGTTGACCGCGGCTGACGAACGCGAGTTGGCCGTGCGTATCGGTCAGGGGGACTTGGCCGCCCGCGACCGAATGGTCCGGGCCAACCTGCGGTTGGTCGTCAACATCGCCCGCGGGTACTCGGGCAAGGGGCTTGCGCTGCAGGATCTCATCGAGGAAGGGAACCTGGGCCTGCTGCGGGCGGTCGAAGGGTTCGACCCCGCCATGGGGACTCGCTTCAGCACCTACGCCAGCTACTGGATCAAGCAGTCGATCAAGCGAGCCCTGATCAACACGGGCAAGACGATTCGGATCCCGGCGTACATGGTCGAGTTGCTGTCGAAGTGGCGCCGCGCCAACGCCCGGCTGACCGAGGAACTGGATCGCACGCCGACCCCCGAGGAAATCGCCCGGGTGCTGGGCCTCCCCAAGAAGAAACTGCCGATCATCAAGAAGGCGATCAAGATCTACAACGCCACCCCCCAAACCGACCAGGCCGAGGCGGGCTGGACCTTGGGGGACATGGTCATGGACGAGCGGCAGCAAAGTCCCGACGAGCAGCTCTTGGAAAACGACGCCCTACGGCACGTTCTTGAGATGCTCAAGACCATGGACGGCCGCGAGGCGACGGTGCTCAAGATGCGGTTCGGGCTCGAAGGGTACGAGCCGAAGACGCTCAAAGAGATCGGCGAGCAGCTCGGCCTCACCCGCGAGCGAGTCCGGCAAATCGAGACCGAGGCCCTGGAAAAGATGGCCGAGTCGATGGACGGTCCGGCGGCGCGGTAG
- the cmk gene encoding (d)CMP kinase, translated as MIVTLDGPAGSGKSSAARQLAQRLGFRFLDTGAMYRAVTLAGLRAGIDLADESALAQIAAAMDLDVSEDAVRLAGEDVSRAIRTFEVTTLTRHAADNQEVRRLLVDRQRAWAASGNVVTEGRDQATVVFPQAECKIFLTASEEERARRRHADLLANGESVTFAEVLARQRARDQQDFDRPYGGLARTPESIELNTDGLTRDEVVAGLEAIVRDMQARLAKGNSRVDAG; from the coding sequence ATGATTGTCACCCTCGACGGCCCCGCCGGTTCGGGCAAGAGCAGCGCCGCTCGCCAACTGGCCCAGCGGCTGGGATTCCGGTTTCTCGACACCGGGGCGATGTACCGGGCGGTCACCCTCGCCGGGCTCCGGGCCGGAATCGACTTGGCCGATGAGTCGGCCCTAGCCCAGATTGCGGCCGCTATGGACCTCGACGTGTCCGAGGACGCCGTCCGGCTCGCGGGGGAGGACGTCAGTCGCGCGATCCGCACCTTCGAGGTGACCACCCTCACCCGACACGCAGCCGACAATCAGGAAGTTCGCCGGTTGCTCGTCGACCGGCAGCGGGCCTGGGCCGCCTCGGGAAACGTCGTCACCGAGGGGCGCGATCAGGCCACCGTCGTCTTCCCCCAAGCCGAGTGCAAGATCTTCCTCACCGCCAGCGAAGAGGAACGAGCTCGTCGCCGGCACGCCGACCTGCTGGCGAACGGCGAGTCAGTCACCTTCGCCGAGGTGCTCGCCCGACAGCGAGCCCGCGACCAGCAGGACTTCGACCGCCCCTACGGCGGGCTGGCCCGGACCCCCGAGTCGATTGAGCTGAACACCGACGGCCTCACCCGGGACGAGGTCGTCGCTGGACTCGAGGCGATCGTTCGCGATATGCAGGCACGGTTAGCCAAAGGGAACTCGCGCGTTGACGCAGGCTGA
- the mtaB gene encoding tRNA (N(6)-L-threonylcarbamoyladenosine(37)-C(2))-methylthiotransferase MtaB, producing the protein MKLKTVTLGCKVNQYETEYLREGLLGIGYRDAQEAEAADLCVVNTCTVTAEGDSKSRQVVRRLARENPAAKIVVMGCYATRAPEEVAALPNVTEVLTDKRELPDLLGRFGVTDVPTGISGFGRRHRAYVKVQDGCMLRCSFCIIPSVRPHLASRPLPHVLDEIRRLVDGGYREVVLTGIHLGHYGVERNRDAPKEQWTRLSHLVRAIAAIPGDFRVRLSSIEATEVTRELVEAMAESPDKVCPHLHISMQSGSDGVLRRMRRRWGAQRFVDRCHYVREQLDRPAITTDVIVGFPGETDAEFAETVDVCRQVGFSKIHVFPFSARRGAPAADMPGQLPKGVKQERGRELAAVESQLRDEYYASLRGMPLRVLVEGEAEPGSAQRAGASPPPAGLSSPRLAGTSCRYATVNLPGDLSQVGEFVDVVAGEASEGVIEAQEATDEALAC; encoded by the coding sequence ATGAAGCTCAAGACCGTCACGCTTGGCTGCAAAGTCAACCAATATGAAACCGAGTACCTTCGCGAGGGGCTGCTGGGGATCGGCTATCGCGATGCGCAGGAGGCCGAGGCGGCCGATTTGTGCGTCGTGAATACTTGCACCGTGACGGCAGAAGGGGACTCGAAGAGTCGCCAAGTCGTCCGGCGACTCGCGCGGGAAAACCCCGCGGCGAAGATTGTGGTCATGGGTTGCTATGCCACCCGGGCCCCCGAGGAGGTCGCCGCGCTGCCGAACGTGACCGAGGTCCTCACCGACAAGCGAGAACTGCCCGACTTGTTGGGCCGGTTCGGGGTGACCGACGTGCCGACCGGGATCAGCGGGTTCGGCCGCCGGCATCGGGCGTATGTGAAGGTCCAGGACGGCTGCATGCTGCGCTGCAGTTTTTGCATCATCCCCAGCGTGCGGCCTCATCTGGCCAGTCGGCCGTTGCCGCACGTGCTGGACGAGATTCGCCGGCTCGTCGACGGGGGCTATCGCGAGGTCGTCCTCACCGGCATCCACTTGGGCCACTACGGCGTCGAGCGGAACCGCGACGCCCCGAAAGAGCAGTGGACCCGGCTCTCGCACCTTGTCCGGGCGATCGCCGCGATCCCCGGCGACTTTCGCGTGCGGCTCTCGAGCATCGAGGCGACCGAGGTGACGCGCGAACTCGTGGAGGCGATGGCCGAGAGCCCCGACAAGGTCTGCCCGCATCTGCATATCTCGATGCAGTCGGGGAGCGACGGCGTGCTACGCCGCATGCGACGTCGGTGGGGGGCGCAGCGATTCGTCGATCGCTGCCATTACGTCCGCGAACAGCTTGATCGCCCCGCGATCACGACCGACGTGATCGTCGGTTTTCCCGGCGAGACCGACGCCGAGTTCGCCGAGACGGTCGACGTCTGCCGCCAGGTCGGGTTCTCGAAGATTCACGTCTTTCCGTTCAGCGCGCGTCGCGGCGCCCCTGCTGCGGACATGCCGGGGCAACTCCCCAAAGGAGTCAAGCAAGAGCGCGGTCGCGAGTTGGCCGCGGTGGAGTCGCAACTCCGCGACGAGTACTACGCCTCGCTCCGCGGGATGCCTCTTCGGGTCCTCGTCGAAGGCGAAGCCGAGCCTGGCTCCGCCCAGCGAGCCGGGGCGTCCCCGCCCCCGGCAGGCCTGTCGTCCCCCCGCCTCGCCGGAACCAGTTGCCGCTACGCCACCGTGAACCTCCCGGGCGATCTGTCTCAAGTCGGCGAGTTCGTCGACGTCGTCGCCGGCGAGGCGTCGGAGGGCGTCATCGAGGCTCAAGAAGCGACTGACGAAGCGCTCGCCTGCTAA
- a CDS encoding phosphoglucosamine mutase translates to MTAPLIISVSGLRGIVGESLTVDVALRYVDALVDELQSAGADGPIVLTRDGRANGPPLAEAIFAHLDRRGTTCLDGGVAATPTTGVLVRQTGAAGGVQVSASHNPAEYNGLKLFARTGRVVPAEFGMRVLRRYEQDAAQSTGRSIPGPPASKSERVDGYAVIAQHLELIAAACDVARIRSRRFRVVLDANHGSGSLLGRALLSHLGCNTIVLGDSPDGLFAHPPEPTEANLQAVLQRIVEAGADAGFCQDPDADRLAIIDERGRYLGEECTLALVADHVLRSGRRGPVVTNCSTSRMTEDLARRYGVPFFRSKVGEANVVDAMLAEGAVLGGEGNGGVIDPRVGLVRDSFVGMALALDAMAARGAPLSALAAELPQYAIHKSAIAVPQGAVEGALDKLAARFSDAIPSRLDGLRLDWPDGAWLLVRASNTEPIVRAVAEAPTLERARELCESAAGVISG, encoded by the coding sequence ATGACGGCGCCGCTCATCATCAGCGTCTCGGGACTGCGCGGCATCGTGGGCGAGTCGCTCACGGTCGACGTGGCGCTCCGGTACGTCGACGCCCTGGTCGACGAACTGCAAAGCGCCGGCGCCGACGGGCCGATCGTGTTGACCCGCGACGGTCGGGCGAACGGGCCCCCCTTGGCCGAGGCGATCTTCGCGCACCTCGACCGCCGGGGGACGACTTGCCTCGACGGCGGCGTCGCCGCGACTCCCACCACCGGCGTGCTCGTGCGGCAAACCGGCGCCGCCGGCGGCGTTCAGGTCTCCGCCAGTCACAACCCGGCCGAGTACAACGGGCTGAAGCTGTTCGCTCGCACGGGCCGCGTCGTCCCCGCGGAGTTCGGAATGCGGGTCTTGCGGCGTTACGAGCAAGACGCCGCTCAGTCGACGGGACGGTCGATTCCGGGACCGCCAGCTTCGAAATCCGAGCGCGTCGACGGATACGCCGTGATCGCGCAGCATTTGGAACTGATCGCCGCCGCTTGCGACGTCGCGCGGATTCGCTCGCGACGGTTTCGGGTCGTGCTCGACGCCAATCACGGCTCGGGGAGCTTGCTCGGCCGGGCCCTGCTGAGCCATCTCGGCTGCAATACGATCGTGCTGGGAGACTCGCCCGACGGGCTGTTCGCGCACCCCCCCGAGCCGACCGAGGCGAACCTGCAAGCAGTGCTGCAGAGGATCGTCGAGGCGGGCGCCGACGCGGGGTTTTGCCAGGATCCCGACGCCGATCGGTTGGCGATCATCGACGAGCGCGGCCGGTACTTGGGAGAGGAGTGCACGCTCGCCCTGGTCGCCGATCACGTCCTGCGCTCGGGCCGCCGCGGACCCGTCGTGACGAACTGTTCGACCAGCCGCATGACCGAGGACTTGGCCCGGCGATACGGCGTGCCGTTCTTCCGGTCGAAGGTGGGCGAGGCGAACGTCGTCGATGCAATGCTCGCCGAGGGGGCCGTCCTGGGAGGCGAGGGGAACGGCGGGGTCATCGATCCGCGGGTCGGGTTGGTTCGCGACAGCTTCGTCGGGATGGCCCTGGCGCTCGACGCGATGGCGGCCCGCGGGGCCCCGCTCTCCGCACTGGCCGCGGAATTGCCGCAGTACGCGATCCACAAATCCGCGATCGCCGTGCCGCAGGGTGCGGTCGAGGGGGCGCTCGACAAGCTGGCCGCTCGGTTCAGCGACGCGATCCCCAGTCGGCTCGACGGACTGCGGCTCGATTGGCCCGACGGGGCGTGGCTGCTGGTGCGCGCAAGCAACACCGAACCGATCGTCCGCGCCGTCGCCGAAGCGCCGACGCTCGAGCGGGCTCGCGAGTTGTGCGAATCCGCGGCAGGCGTGATCTCCGGTTAG
- a CDS encoding 30S ribosomal protein S1, with the protein MVNRNLIREFDVSEDDWNAAIGEVPDDASWLGSQDIDVNEIVEGKIIRIDDEYVLIDVGYKSEGMIPLSEWEETDEDAASPPPQVGDVIRVLVEDVEDALGRVDERGMIVLSKRKAEKIEKWMKVMESVHEGDVVSGEVTRKIKGGLLVDIGVNVFLPASQVDIRRPHDIGEYIGKTIECMVLKIDEARRNIVVSRRSLIEAQRAEKKTKLLKELEIGQLRKGVVKNLADFGAFVDLGGIDGLLHITDMSWGRISHPSEMVKIEDELEVVILHIDYEKEKIALGLKQKSPSPWENVATKYPVNSQIKGTVVNVMSYGAFVKLEDGIEGLVHISEMSWTKRISHPSELVNIDDEIEVVVLRIDEQKQEISLGMKQTQSNPWEKVAERYPVGSLVKGKVRNLTNYGAFIEIEEGIDGLLHVSDVSWTRKIGHPSEVVEKGQEIECQVLSVDQERRRIALGLKQMEEDPWHNDIPNRYQQGQLVKGKVTKITNFGVFVGLEDGLEGLLHISELADHKVENPQDVVNVGDELEVKILRVDTDERKIGLSRKRVEWAAEDEAAAEAAASAGGTSPAELKGGIGGGSGPLFKVASETADESEDSE; encoded by the coding sequence ATGGTCAACCGTAACCTTATCCGCGAATTTGACGTCTCCGAGGATGATTGGAACGCCGCCATCGGCGAAGTTCCGGACGACGCCAGTTGGCTCGGCAGCCAAGACATCGACGTCAACGAGATCGTCGAAGGCAAGATCATCCGGATCGACGACGAGTACGTCCTGATCGACGTCGGCTACAAGAGCGAGGGGATGATTCCCCTCTCGGAATGGGAAGAGACCGACGAGGACGCCGCCTCGCCTCCCCCGCAGGTCGGCGACGTCATCCGGGTGCTGGTCGAAGACGTCGAGGACGCCCTGGGGCGCGTCGACGAACGCGGCATGATCGTTCTCAGCAAGCGCAAGGCTGAGAAGATCGAAAAGTGGATGAAGGTCATGGAGAGCGTCCACGAAGGGGACGTCGTCTCCGGCGAAGTGACGCGCAAGATCAAGGGCGGGCTGTTGGTCGACATCGGGGTCAACGTCTTCCTCCCGGCGAGCCAGGTCGACATCCGCCGGCCCCACGACATTGGCGAATACATCGGCAAGACGATCGAGTGCATGGTCCTCAAGATCGACGAGGCCCGGCGGAACATCGTCGTCAGCCGCCGCAGCCTCATCGAAGCCCAGCGGGCCGAGAAGAAGACCAAGCTTCTCAAGGAGCTCGAAATCGGCCAGCTTCGCAAAGGCGTCGTGAAGAACCTCGCCGACTTCGGCGCCTTCGTCGACCTCGGCGGCATCGACGGTTTGCTCCACATCACCGACATGAGCTGGGGCCGGATCAGCCATCCTTCGGAGATGGTCAAGATCGAGGACGAACTCGAGGTGGTCATCCTTCACATCGACTACGAGAAGGAAAAGATCGCCCTGGGCCTCAAGCAAAAGTCGCCCAGTCCGTGGGAGAACGTCGCCACGAAGTACCCCGTCAACTCGCAGATCAAGGGGACCGTGGTCAACGTCATGAGCTACGGCGCCTTCGTCAAGCTCGAGGACGGCATCGAGGGCCTCGTGCACATCAGCGAGATGTCCTGGACCAAGCGGATCAGCCACCCCTCGGAACTGGTCAACATCGACGACGAGATCGAGGTCGTCGTCCTGCGGATCGACGAGCAGAAGCAGGAAATCTCGCTCGGCATGAAGCAAACGCAGTCGAACCCCTGGGAGAAGGTCGCCGAGCGGTACCCGGTCGGCAGCCTCGTGAAGGGCAAAGTTCGCAACCTGACCAATTACGGCGCCTTTATCGAAATCGAAGAAGGGATCGACGGCCTGCTGCACGTCAGCGACGTCTCCTGGACCCGAAAAATCGGCCATCCCAGCGAAGTGGTCGAGAAGGGCCAAGAGATCGAGTGCCAGGTCCTGTCGGTCGACCAGGAACGTCGGCGGATCGCCCTGGGCCTCAAGCAGATGGAAGAGGACCCCTGGCACAACGACATCCCCAACCGCTACCAGCAGGGTCAGTTGGTCAAGGGGAAGGTCACCAAGATCACCAACTTCGGCGTCTTCGTCGGGTTGGAAGACGGCTTGGAAGGCCTGCTTCACATCAGCGAGTTGGCCGATCACAAAGTTGAAAACCCGCAAGACGTGGTCAACGTCGGCGACGAGCTCGAAGTGAAGATTCTGCGGGTCGACACCGACGAGCGGAAGATTGGCCTGTCGCGCAAGCGGGTCGAATGGGCTGCGGAGGACGAAGCGGCGGCCGAGGCGGCCGCTTCGGCCGGCGGCACCTCTCCGGCCGAGCTCAAGGGGGGCATTGGCGGCGGGTCCGGCCCGCTGTTCAAGGTCGCCTCCGAGACCGCGGACGAGTCCGAAGATTCAGAGTAA
- the pilM gene encoding type IV pilus assembly protein PilM gives MAKGNAVWGIDIGQCALKALQCRPHEKDPRQMVVESFDYIEYPQILSQPEADPAELVRDALKEFLSRNDLTGDTVAVSVAGQSGLARFIKLPPVEAKKIPDIVKYEARQQIPFSLEDVVWDYQQLRGGSEEDGFALEPEVGLFAMKRDQVARALAPLEESGIEVDVIQLTPLAVYNYVCFDRLAELNEQPYDPQNPPTSTVVISLGTDTTDLVVTNGFRVWQRNIPIGGNHFTRALSKELKLTFVKAEHLKRNAMQADDPKAVFQAMRPVFSDLLAEIQRSLGYFMSLDKKAKIGEVIALGNAMKLPGLQRYLAQNLEQEVKPIDDFQRLSAGSAAGAAQFKENILSFAVSYGLCAQGMDKAEIHTNLLPEEIVRRRLIRGKKPWAVAGAAAILAGLAFNYFTHVSAWAETQTPAMSAAISQADSVSTKVSSWESERTSLKAKADEVLTIKTGLTSNVEGRVRWLELIKAISAALPKDETPHKEEGTMEEIAKAIMSRNELHITSIDARRFNDLQSEYLGLIQSKYNDARATAASEETTVETTDVTEVDPYAAGAGGTDATFDTAPVVDSGAGGAGAPGAWVIQLTGFHYHNDDRTNQATRFVNNTLIKALEEGTVLLPDGYDEATQKWTGKLVRVPIADLKIHHPFVLVNNELVTVMKDLDEELKTADGTTGDMGGRPPVFAPPVEGAGLDGAATADPAAQMRIVKLKRYDFVVQFCWEPTTRAQRREMRIARKAAEDAAAEAEAAADAAGVVEEDLGP, from the coding sequence ATGGCCAAAGGCAACGCCGTTTGGGGAATCGACATCGGACAATGCGCGCTCAAGGCGCTGCAGTGCCGACCGCACGAGAAGGACCCGCGCCAAATGGTCGTGGAGTCCTTCGACTACATCGAGTACCCCCAGATCCTGTCGCAGCCCGAGGCCGACCCCGCGGAGCTCGTCCGCGACGCCCTCAAGGAGTTCCTCTCCCGCAATGATTTGACCGGCGACACGGTGGCCGTTTCCGTGGCCGGACAAAGCGGCTTGGCGCGGTTCATCAAATTGCCGCCGGTCGAGGCGAAGAAGATCCCCGATATCGTCAAGTACGAAGCTCGGCAGCAGATCCCCTTCTCGCTGGAAGACGTCGTCTGGGACTACCAACAACTGCGCGGCGGGAGCGAGGAAGACGGCTTCGCCTTGGAACCCGAGGTGGGTCTGTTCGCGATGAAGCGCGACCAGGTCGCGCGGGCCCTGGCGCCCCTGGAAGAATCGGGGATCGAGGTCGACGTCATCCAGCTCACGCCGCTGGCGGTCTACAACTACGTCTGTTTCGACCGGCTCGCCGAGTTGAACGAACAGCCGTACGACCCGCAAAATCCTCCGACCTCGACGGTCGTCATCTCGTTGGGAACCGACACGACGGATCTCGTGGTGACCAACGGATTCCGCGTCTGGCAGCGGAACATCCCCATCGGCGGGAACCACTTCACGCGGGCCCTTTCCAAGGAGCTCAAGCTCACCTTCGTCAAGGCCGAGCACCTGAAGCGCAACGCAATGCAGGCCGACGACCCCAAGGCCGTGTTCCAGGCGATGCGGCCGGTGTTCAGCGACCTGCTGGCCGAAATCCAGCGGTCGCTCGGGTACTTCATGAGCCTCGACAAGAAGGCGAAGATCGGCGAAGTGATCGCCCTGGGCAACGCGATGAAGCTCCCCGGGCTGCAGCGCTATCTCGCCCAGAACCTGGAGCAGGAGGTCAAACCGATCGACGACTTCCAGCGGCTCTCCGCGGGGAGCGCCGCCGGCGCGGCCCAGTTCAAGGAAAACATCCTCAGCTTTGCGGTTTCCTACGGCCTGTGCGCCCAGGGGATGGACAAGGCGGAGATCCACACCAACTTGCTCCCCGAGGAGATCGTTCGCCGCCGGCTCATTCGGGGCAAGAAGCCGTGGGCCGTCGCCGGGGCCGCGGCGATCCTCGCCGGGCTCGCCTTCAACTACTTCACGCACGTCTCGGCCTGGGCCGAGACCCAGACCCCCGCGATGTCGGCCGCCATTTCTCAAGCCGACAGCGTCAGCACCAAAGTCAGCAGCTGGGAGAGCGAACGGACTTCGCTCAAGGCCAAAGCCGACGAGGTCCTGACGATCAAGACGGGGCTCACCAGCAACGTCGAGGGACGAGTCCGCTGGCTGGAACTGATCAAAGCGATCTCCGCGGCCCTGCCGAAGGACGAGACGCCCCACAAGGAAGAGGGCACGATGGAGGAGATCGCCAAGGCGATCATGAGTCGCAACGAGCTCCACATCACCTCGATCGACGCGCGGCGATTCAACGACCTGCAAAGCGAATACCTGGGGTTGATCCAGAGCAAGTACAATGACGCCCGGGCGACCGCTGCGTCGGAGGAAACGACCGTCGAGACGACCGACGTCACAGAGGTCGACCCCTACGCGGCCGGGGCCGGAGGGACGGACGCGACCTTCGACACGGCCCCCGTGGTTGACTCCGGCGCCGGGGGCGCAGGGGCGCCCGGGGCGTGGGTCATCCAGCTCACCGGTTTCCACTACCACAACGACGACCGCACGAACCAGGCGACCCGGTTCGTCAACAACACGCTCATCAAGGCCCTCGAGGAAGGGACCGTCTTGCTCCCCGACGGCTACGACGAAGCGACCCAGAAATGGACCGGGAAGCTCGTTCGCGTGCCGATCGCGGACCTCAAGATCCATCATCCGTTCGTGCTCGTGAACAACGAGCTCGTCACGGTGATGAAGGACCTGGACGAGGAACTGAAGACGGCCGACGGGACGACCGGCGACATGGGAGGCCGACCGCCCGTGTTTGCGCCCCCGGTCGAAGGAGCGGGGCTCGACGGCGCAGCGACCGCCGATCCGGCGGCGCAGATGCGGATCGTCAAGCTGAAACGTTATGACTTCGTCGTGCAGTTTTGTTGGGAACCGACGACCCGCGCCCAGCGCCGCGAAATGCGAATCGCTCGCAAAGCCGCCGAAGACGCGGCGGCCGAAGCGGAAGCCGCGGCCGACGCCGCCGGAGTCGTCGAAGAAGACCTTGGACCTTGA
- a CDS encoding FAD:protein FMN transferase, whose amino-acid sequence MADDQQASRREFLRGRFALRALWQRTHQIADDAAKSLDAIRSARGAAAESGPLTSVSRRAMATEFVVEVRAAAGGAATEAALAALDTVARVEDQLTVYREWSETIDVNQNAALRPVPVESRLFRLLRLCQWLHHATGGAFDPTSGPLSRTWGFFARDGRFPNEAERIAALDRVGFGRVLLDEAAETVQFAEPGVELNFNSIGKGYALDLAAAILLERGVDDFLIHGGRSSVVACGSPEGDAAAGWAIGVPHPLRPGENVGQLRVVGRGLGTAGSATQHFEYEGRRYGHVLDPRTGWPAEGVHTATVVAPTGAEADALATAFYVLGPGGAAEYCAAHDDVAAVLVCPGAGEDEYDVHAFNLSPTDWTRTDG is encoded by the coding sequence ATGGCCGACGACCAACAGGCATCGCGTCGTGAATTCCTCCGCGGGCGGTTCGCACTGCGCGCCCTCTGGCAGCGCACGCATCAGATCGCCGACGATGCCGCCAAGTCGCTCGACGCGATCCGCTCCGCCCGCGGTGCTGCGGCGGAGTCCGGGCCGCTGACGTCGGTCTCGCGCCGGGCGATGGCGACCGAGTTCGTCGTCGAGGTCCGCGCGGCGGCCGGCGGCGCCGCGACCGAAGCTGCGCTCGCTGCGCTCGATACCGTCGCTCGCGTCGAGGACCAACTGACCGTCTACCGCGAGTGGAGCGAAACGATCGACGTCAACCAGAACGCGGCCCTCCGGCCGGTCCCGGTCGAGTCGCGACTGTTTCGCCTGCTGCGTCTTTGTCAGTGGCTCCACCACGCGACCGGGGGGGCGTTCGACCCGACCAGCGGTCCGCTGTCCCGTACGTGGGGTTTTTTTGCCCGCGACGGACGTTTTCCCAACGAAGCCGAGCGGATCGCCGCCCTGGATCGGGTCGGATTTGGCCGCGTGCTGCTCGACGAGGCCGCCGAGACTGTTCAGTTCGCCGAGCCGGGGGTCGAACTCAACTTCAACTCGATCGGCAAGGGATACGCGCTCGATCTCGCGGCGGCCATTTTGCTCGAACGGGGCGTCGACGATTTCCTGATTCACGGCGGGCGCAGCAGCGTCGTGGCGTGCGGGTCGCCTGAGGGGGACGCGGCCGCGGGGTGGGCGATCGGCGTCCCGCACCCGCTTCGCCCCGGCGAAAACGTCGGCCAACTGCGGGTCGTCGGTCGGGGGCTGGGGACCGCGGGTTCGGCGACGCAGCACTTCGAGTACGAGGGACGCCGCTACGGTCACGTGCTCGATCCCCGCACCGGCTGGCCGGCCGAGGGGGTTCACACGGCGACGGTCGTCGCGCCCACCGGCGCCGAGGCCGACGCGCTCGCCACCGCGTTCTACGTGCTGGGGCCCGGGGGCGCCGCGGAGTACTGTGCAGCGCACGACGACGTCGCCGCGGTGCTCGTTTGCCCCGGCGCTGGGGAGGACGAGTACGACGTGCATGCATTCAATCTCAGTCCGACGGACTGGACGAGAACTGACGGTTGA